One window of the Colletotrichum lupini chromosome 9, complete sequence genome contains the following:
- a CDS encoding methyltransferase domain-containing protein, with the protein MSPAAHPLPPSSSLPPLRTLNQLTEADVAAALQNLSVIYCPLAVSVAFQLSPETQKFAHHDSSLADSGYVSETDDDHEEIDGLDHHIAALKVDVFERNCAERWLTGLIARAETLSCFKSQDACQNALDQASCILESFFAAPPDDDASAEKDQDYTRDFAFQLSLPKPPSASVPVTIRLNDRLAGTNSADPDDVGLQSWGASIVLSDIMCASPERFGLSQPGLGISPRIIELGAGTGLVSLMLGKTLPHLGASSPTIVATDYHPAVLENLRANVALNFATANPAHVQTAALDWAAPVLDAPLHVPADIIIATDVIYAPEHAFWLRDCATCLLADSGVFWLLVTVRRNGRFNGVSDSVESAFTAGDSPKRSDGKRLAILQSEELLKRSGVGRGDESGYKLLRIGWAYE; encoded by the coding sequence ATGAGCCCCGCTGCGCATCCGCTGCCGCCCTCAAGCAGTCTTCCGCCTTTGCGCACTTTGAACCAGCTCACCGAAGCCGATGTCGCCGCCGCCCTACAGAACCTCTCCGTCATCTACTGCCCCTTGGCCGTGTCCGTCGCCTTTCAGCTTAGCCCCGAGACGCAAAAGTTTGCTCATCACGATTCATCTCTCGCCGACTCTGGCTACGTGTCGGAGACAGACGACGATCATGAGGAGATTGACGGCCTAGACCACCACATAGCCGCTCTCAAAGTCGACGTCTTTGAGCGCAATTGCGCCGAGCGCTGGTTGACTGGCTTAATCGCCAGAGCCGAGACTCTTTCTTGCTTTAAATCCCAGGACGCTTGTCAAAACGCACTGGACCAGGCCTCTTGCATCCTCGAATCATTCTTCGCCGCCCCACCAGACGATGATGCCTCGGCCGAGAAGGATCAGGATTACACGCGCGATTTCGCATTCCAACTCTCGCTCCCCAAACCACCATCAGCAAGTGTTCCAGTCACCATCCGACTCAACGACAGGTTAGCGGGTACAAACTCGGCTGACCCGGACGATGTCGGTCTCCAGAGCTGGGGCGCCTCCATCGTCCTGTCGGACATCATGTGTGCCTCGCCGGAGCGCTTTGGTCTTTCCCAACCTGGACTCGGTATTTCGCCGCGCATCATTGAACTCGGCGCCGGCACGGGGCTTGTGAGTCTCATGCTCGGCAAAACGCTGCCTCACTTGGGAGCATCTAGTCCGACCATCGTGGCAACTGATTACCACCCGGCTGTGCTTGAGAACTTACGCGCCAATGTTGCCCTCAACTTCGCGACAGCCAATCCCGCCCACGTACAGACCGCCGCTCTCGACTGGGCAGCACCTGTCCTGGATGCACCGCTCCATGTTCCCGCCGACATCATCATCGCGACCGACGTCATCTACGCGCCGGAGCACGCTTTCTGGCTGCGTGACTGTGCGACTTGTCTACTCGCAGATTCTGGCGTGTTCTGGCTCCTGGTCACAGTGCGGCGCAATGGCCGTTTCAACGGCGTAAGCGACAGCGTAGAGTCTGCCTTCACGGCTGGCGACAGCCCCAAGCGGTCAGACGGCAAGAGGCTTGCCATCCTGCAATCAGAAGAACTGCTAAAACGGAGCGGAGTGGGACGAGGGGATGAGAGTGGCTACAAGCTTCTCCGAATTGGATGGGCCTACGAATAG